In Coffea eugenioides isolate CCC68of chromosome 4, Ceug_1.0, whole genome shotgun sequence, the genomic stretch aAGATTAAATAGGTGACAGAATCCAGTTAGTGGACTATTACGGGGAGAAacagcaaagaaagaaaaaaaaaggcatgaaGCTTTCTTCCAACTTCATGGGTTCATTGCCAAACAATTCAGTCATGCAAATCAGTCAACTTCCGTGGCATGCATTCTGGACATGATTGATCTCAGCATCCCACAGGTAAGTCAAAGGAAAATGTGAAACAAAAGGCACCCACGAAATGAAAGAGGCCAGCAAAAGAACAATAGCTTATGAGAATCAACAGGATACTCTCACAAATTCGAAGAACAAATTGAAGCAAGACTCCATTTTTCTAGAAAACTCGGACTGAACATTTCCTAAACTACAGAGCAATGGCCCTGACCGTTCAACaaccacacaaaaaaaaaaacagctttGTCGTAGCTTTTGCTGCAACTTTCCTGATGGTTTGAACTTCGGCAAAACAACATTTGGCTATTCACCTAAATGTGTTCGTGTGTGAAGAGACTCAAACAAAATCTACCAACTTCGACAACTGAAAATAATTGCAAGAAACTTCAGCTTATGCTCGTAAAAGCATTTACTTTTTCTCAACAAACTCACAAGTACAGTTGtctaaaaaaaatgcagcaaagagtAGGAAACTTAGTGTGAACGTGCATATGGCATATCAACTGAACCACAAAGAGATCACAAGATTCAAACAGCCATGTCTATCGTGAACCAAACATTAACTAGCATCAAGAACATGGATTAAACACCCAAACTTTTAATGAAAGAAACAGGTTCTTAAGACACAAACCTACCCAACCGAAAAGAAAAATAGCCACAAAGGAGAGGTTTAAGAGGCAACAGGCATGACTCCAGACACCAAATCCAACCCAACTCTCTAAACAAACCTCCAAAACTTCAACATAGATTTTTCAAGAAGACAACCTCACCTCATCAAGACTTGGCAAATACAAAACGCATGATTCATGTTCCCTTAATTTCAAAGCTAACAACTTCTCTAAATGCGGCTTTAATAGCAGATATTGTTCATGACATTCCAATCAAACaacaagcaaaagaaaacatGTCAACCGAGCCACAATTTCAGCAAACCAAAAGGAACAAATGCTGTCCGCACGTACTGCTACAACAAGCCAGAACTTCAACCACACACAATAGCTGAACTACCCAACAACAAACAGacccaaacaacaaaaaaatcatgCCAAACCGAAATCTCAGCCATCCCAAAAAATAGTTTATCAACAtttgctgcaacaagccgagaGTTTCATGCTTGTTGCAGCCTTTGCGATCTTAACTTCAGCCAAACAAAAAACCCACAAATTCCATGAGCAAGTTTAAACAAAGCTTCATTTCTCTAACACTTTGACTGGACATTTCCCTAACTAAACGACCATGGTCATGGTAATTCAATCAACAACCAAAAAACAGCCAAACAAAAGAGAAACAAAGGTTCATGCAACCATGAAATGTCATACCATAAGCCCATGCTAAggtcatttttcttttcacagCAAGCATTTTATTACTAAATCCCATCATTGAAACCAAATCTAAGAATCGAACTAGCACCAAACAGACTCCAAGTTCTAACATGGCTAAAATGCAAGTAAACAGCAAAGGTCACAGCTTTGGGATTGTAAAAACACAAACCAAAATCATCAGGAAAGCAAACAACAAGCCACGTGATAATGGAGGATATATTCACAAACTTTGGGCACTTAGAAATTGATTGAAACTCATCTCACAAAACCCAGAAATGACCTCTCGATATTAAGACGAAAAGATAGAGAAAGGCACGAGCTTTTACCGAAGAAAAAAGAAGTTAGCAGCAAACCAACGTTGATGGCCAAAGCTATGCCTTTCCAATGCTGTTTCTTCCCTTCAACCTCCTCCAATGGTGTTCCTCTCCCTTGCTACTGACCTTAGTTCTTCTCCCTTTTGCTCTCGTCTTTCACTCTTTCTATCTCACGGTGGTTCCCTATTCActgaagcttttttttttctgctcaGTTTTGTTCTCAGTTTTCTCAGTTTTCTGCTCTCTCAACTCTCTCGGTTCTTTTCTATATCTTCCGCCTTCACAGTCTCTGTTCTCTTTTCTAGACCCTCGCTACATTTTCCTTTTAAACCCCCCCTAACCCTTGGCTGGACGATGGGATGAAGTTCCTTGTTTCATCTCATTTTAGAGCCGTTTGATGATTCTTGGCAGACAAGAATTTAGGATTTCTGGATGGAAGCCAAAATGGCCTGTACTAAAGCAATCCAACGGAGCCAAAAAATGAATAAGAAATCGATGATGAAAGCTGAAAAATGCAGCTACCATTTCTTTCTGTACTCTCGCGCATGATTCTGGTTTCTGATATGATACGGAGAAAGAGCTTGGATCATGTGTATGTGTAGCTCACGCATGCGTGAGCTtgctttctcctttttttttaatttaacaaataatgaagtaataaatagataataattatcaataaaaataaaaataagttaaaaaaaatttggtgtctacagcttgtcTCTCTTTGTCTGAATTTCGAAGAAACTCGAGACAAATACGTatacaccaaatacttacctacAGTTATTCTATTGTGAGTTGGAACATATAAGATCAGTGGGATGAAAACCCGAAACTGCCTTCACTTGATCAGTGGGATGAATACCCGAACCTGATCTcacttggtcagtgggatgaatacCTGAGCCTGCCTTTcacttggtcagtgggatgaatacCTGAGCCTGCCTTcatttggtcagtgggataaataCTCGAGCCTGCTGTcacttggtcagtgggatgaatacCTGAGCCTGCTGTCACTTGGGAAAATTTGTACAAAACTTTTTGTAGAATTTCGAAAAGAGAGACAAACGATTCCTTCTAAAAAAAATTGTCCCAGTGTAATGCTATTGGACTGTTGGacctgcaagaaaagaaataatgaTAGATAATGCCGCCACCATCCGATCAACTCCTTcttcaagaaatgtgtaaaTATGAGTATTTGGACTTCTTATTTGACGTAGCAAGTACTTCAACCTTACCCTGCGAACAATATCAAGCTTCCATAATTTCTCATACTTAAATCAACATGTCATTTAGTATCCATTTATTTTCGATAAATCATAAGGATTGCCGTTTGATAAAACGAAAGAAACAAATGTGACCATGAAACACATGAAAAATATTCTAATTGCACATAATGATGAAAATTCTAATAATATAAACACAACCATCTACTTTTATTGAACGAAAAATCATTTCACATAAATAAACTTGTATACTCAAATTCAAAAGCTTGTGTTTGACAAATCGAGCACTTTGGTTCTCGAACAAAATGCTAcgtttgaccctttggatatcatcCCTCTGGAGTTCAATGCTTGACAACAGAACCACAATTTGAGGAGAAATTCCAATGAACTAAGTCACCAGCTCTTCGGATCCAAACTCACTTTTCCTTATAAAACCCTACTTCAATGCCCTTTCAGGTTTTCACTAAGGTTGCCCCcgcccttttattttatttttcttttctttttcatttttcatttttcatttttcttttcttttcttttctttttctttcttttctttttttcaaaggtgCCCTTGCGAGTTTTCACCTAGTAACAAATCTTGTCTACCGCCCATATTAATTCAAAAATGTGTTTTAAGAAATAATGGCATCAGTATAACAATTCTTCCCTTGCAAAATAGGTGAATGTGTTTTTGACATCATGTGCCATTTGATTAGAAATTGTCCTAAAAAGGCAATataaagaacagaagtcaggacttttaatttttgtaatggggtctagTAGGGTGTTAAGGAAAAGGTTAAGGTTCGAAGGCGGATTTATGAATGTTTAGATTCCTGAGGTCGCATGTTCAAATTAACCCTACTAAtaattgccccagtttattctcaatcgagatttttttctttaattttctcttcattttgtTCTTCTATCACTTTTAccttttgaaacctcttttttccttttttttttctttcaaccttttcaactcaaaacttgccccagtgtggggtttgcgatcctcAGGGGTTGTCAAACGAAATAATTAATtttgaaggctcaaaaagggataactagggatagaatgttttaattgaaaaggaagaaggCCTGACTTTTTATTCCATTCTTTACATTAACcctaaaaggaaaatttcatttatcatatgaaaaatttcttacacatattTGAATTGATCGGTTGGGGGAACACTTGCCCATCCATTTCTATGAGAACGAGTGCTCCACCGGGCAAAAATTTCTGGACAATAAATGGGCCTTGCCAATTTGGTGCAAACTTCCCCTTAGCTTCCTCTTGTACTAGCAAAATGTGTTTCAACACTTTATCTCCTTCTGTGAATATCCGTGGTCTGACCTTCTTATTGTAAGCACGGGCTATCCTCTTTTGATAATATTGACCATGACAAATGGCATTTAACCTCTTCTCATCGATTAAAGACAACTGCTCATGACGTTGTTTAATCCAATCAGCCTCATTCAGTTTGGCCTCCATTAAAATGCGTAAAGAAGGGATTTCGACCTCAGCTGGCAACAttgcttccattccatacatgagatTGTAGGGAGTTGCCCCAATAGAGGTCCGAATAGCAGTTCTATATGCCATTAACACATAAGGGAGCTTCTTGTGCCAATCACGGTGTCTTTCAGtcattttttgaattattttcttCAAGTTCTTATTCGCGGCCTCCACAGTTCCATTCATCTGTGGTCTATAAATAGAGGAGTTCCGATGCTTGATTTTGAACTGTTCACAcaatccgtccaccatatcATTGTTGAGATTCTTGACATTGTCAGTGATTAATGTCTCTGGCACTCCAAAACGACAAATGATATGCTTCCTTAGAAAGTCCGTCACCACCTTCTTAGTCACATGCTTGTAAGATTCAGCTTCAACCCATTTAGTAAAGTATTCAATTGCCACCAGAATAAATCGATGCCTGTTTGAAGTGGGAGGGTCAATGGCtccaatcacgtccataccccacattgaacatgGCCAGGGAGCAGTCATACTGTGTAATTCTGTAGGGGGAGTGCGCATAACATCTCCATGCAATTGACATTTGATGCATTTCCTAACAAAAACtacacaatcatgctccataATAAGCCAAAAATATCCGGTCCTCATAACCTTCTTTGCTAATAAATGGCCATTCATATGTGATCCACACACACCACTATGTAATTCTTTCATCAGGTATTttgcttcatcttcatcaacacACCTCAGAAGGCCCAAATCTGACGTCCTTTTGTATACCACCTCTCCATTTAAGAATAATTTGGAAGATAATCTGCGCAAGAAGCTCTTAGCAGTCGTATCGGCCCCTGGAGGATAGGATCCAGTTTTAAGAAATTCCTTGATATCGCTGTACCAGAGACGGCCATCGGGAGATTTTTCCACAACTAGGCAATGAGCAGGTTTTTCTTGTAGATAAATTTGGATAGGTTCGATTACCAACTCGTCTGGATGTTGAATAATTGAAAATAAAGTGGCCAAAGCATCGGCAAAGACATTTCTGACACGTGGAATATGCCGGAACTCCAAACTCCTAAATTTATTTGCTAACTCCAGTAAACTGCAATGATAGGGCAGGATCTTTGAATCCCGAGTGATCCACTCCTTGAGCGTTTGATGTATGAGCAAATCGGAATCACTGAATACTATTAAATCATTGATCTCCATTTCCAATGCcattttttgtccaaaaatGTAAGTCTCATATTTGGCCATGTTATTAGTACATGGAAATCGTAGTTTAGCGGAACCAGGATAATGTTTCCCTTCAGGCGATACTAGAATAGCTCCAATATCGGCCCCGAAGGAATTTGACGCACCATCAAAGAATAGCCTCCATTCAGAACATTTTTCGTTCATGTCTTCCGCTGTACCAACGAATAGGACCTCCTCATCTGAAAAATAAGTATGAAGTGGCTGATAATCATCATCCAGTGGATTTTCAGCCAAATGATCCGCTACAGCCTGACCCTTGATTGCCTTTTGCGTAGTGAAAATAATGTCGAATTCTGAAAGAACCATCTGCCATTTTGCCATACGTCCTGTCGGCATAGGTTTTCCTAACAAATATTTCAAAGGGTTGGAGCGGGAAATGAGGTAGGTAGTATGACTAAGCAAGTAATGCCTCAACTTTTGAGTGGCCCAAGCCAAAGCACAGCAACTCCTCTCAAGAAAAGAATAGTTGGCCTCATACGTAGTGAATTTCTTGTTGAGGTAATAGATGGCGTGTTCTTTCTTCCCCGACTCGTCGTGTTGTCCCAATACGTATCCCATAGCTTCATCCAACACTGATAGATACATGATCAGAGGTCGACCGGGTTTGGGTGGCACTAAGACTGGAGGGTGCAACAAATAGTCCTTGATCTTATCAAACGCCTGCTGGCATTCTTCACTCCAATGCAATGGTACATTTTTCttcaataatttaaacaaaGGCTCACATGTGTGGGTCAACTGGGCGATGAACCTTCCAATAAAGTTAATCTTCCCTAAGAAACTCTTCACATCCTTTTGTGTTTTTGGTACTGGCATTTCACGAATGGCTTTAATCTTTGTCGGATCTATCTCGATACCCTTCTTACTGTCAATGAATCCCAATAACTTTCCGGCAGGGGTCCCGAATGCACACTTCGCAGGATTTAATTTCAAACTATATCTTCTCAATCTTTGAAATAATCTTTCCAAGTCAATCAAATGATCCTCTGCTCTCTTGGATTTGATAATGATGTCATCCACATAAACCTCCATCCTTATGAATCATATCGTGGAACAGGGTGGTCATGGTCCTTTGATAAATGGCGCCGGCATTTTTCAATCCGAATGGCATTACTCGGTAACAAAACGTCCCCCATGGCGTGATAAAAGCAGTTTTCTCCCTATCTTCCTCTGCCATTAAGATCTGGTGATACCCAGCAAAACAGTCAGCAAATGATTCGATCTCAAGTCCTGCGGTATTGTCCAGAAGGATATGAATGTTCGGCAACGGAAAATCATCTTTCGGGCTGGCCTTATTAAGATCCCTATAATCAACACAGACTCGTACTTCTCCACTTTTCTTCGAAACAGGTACCAGATTTGAAAGCCAAATGGGATAATGAGACACCATAATGATTCTTGCATTGAGCTGCTTCTCGATCTGCTCCTTgattttgaggctcatatctggCTTAAACTTGCGAGGTTTTTGCTTCACTGGTGGAAAATTTTGATCAGTCGGTAATCGATGGACCACTATGTCTGTTGAAATTTCAGgcatatcatcataggaccagGCAAACACATCTTGAAACAGGGTCAAAAACTCAATCAtctcttttctttgtttcttatTTAAATGAATGCTAATTTTTATCTCCTTAACCTCAATCTCAGTGCCAATATTAACAACTTCTGTTTCTTCTAAGTTCGatttggatttctcttcatattgttcaagattCTTTAATAAAGAGTCAGATTCTTCCTCGTTATCGCTCTCGTCTTGAATTTCtgattccaaaatttcaaattcgtgAGAGATATTGAGAttaaaatcatcaaattccagaatagtgatatccaaagggtcaatgcattttatttttagccatctgaaaagaatgaaatagaTACAACAATGAGTAAGTAAATAAATTCAGAAAATAAACACTATGCATTTCATTGAAATTCAAAGTAAAGGATAACATCATGACATGCTACTTAACAAAAGATTTAACATAAGACTTGCGTTGGAAAACATTTGATTAAAAACTATTTACAAACTGAAAGACAAAAGATAAGTAATGCGAATGATTTCTCTCATGTCGACCAAAGGCAatcccctagatttaccgaaattcccttcgagagggaaggaGATCACTGGTCCAATTTTTCATTGCTTCAATAGGCATCTCTGGAAATTCTGGGTCCTCCAACGGCTCCTCCTCAGAAGCAACCCCCACAAATAGCTCAAACAATCCAACATCCACTTCTTTGATCGGGTCCACTCCAGATCTAATTACTTCCGATGGATAAGGAAAAGTACAGTACAATGGTGGGATGCTCATGATAAGTTGCCTCCCTTCCTTCTCTGCCCTCGTGCGATTCATCATTTCTTTCTTATCCTTGGCAGTAGGTTGAAACCCTAATCCGAAGGTGTCTTTCTTTCCTTGAAACTCTACTGGTTCCAAAACCCCTTGTAGGTTACGCCCGAGGCCCTTGCCTTTCTCATATCCTCCTCGAATCAGTTCTTTAGCCATCATAACACTGGCTTCGAGTAAATTCATTGCCTTGTCTTTAGATCCCTAACCTACTGAGACAATATCAGCCACGTGGTGAGGAGAAACCAGAGTTTTCCTATCACTTTCCTCTTCCAATGCAGGATTGACGATCATAGTGCAATCTTCCTTAGCAAATATCGTGATCAATTGGCCATTCACCACAAATCTTAACATTTGATGGAGTGAAGACGGTACAACGCCTGAAGTATGAATCCAAGGCCGTCCGAGAAGAATATTATAAACACTCAAGAAGTCCATGACTTGGCATATAACTTGAAACTGGGCAAGTCCGATTTCCAGCACTAAATCCACTTCTCCCATTGATTTCCTTTTTGCGCCATAAAACCCTCTCACCACAGTGGAAGACGGCCGAGGTTTAGCTTCCTGAAGTCTCAACCTAACCAAAGTGTTCCAAGAACAGATATTAAGAGCAGATCCATTGTCTATCAAGACTCTCAGCAATAACTTTCCATTACAACGGACTGAGATGTACAACGCTTTGTTATGCCCAATCCCCTCCGAAGTCAAATCTTCatcagaaaaagaaatttgatttgaaaccaaaaatgctcGACTACATGAGTGAATTTATCCACAGGAATGTTCTTAGGCACTTGAGCCTCATTTAACACCTTGAGCAGAGCCTCCTTGTGAAGTTCCGAGGTTAAGAGCAAATTCAATATGAAAATTTGAGCAGGCATTTTGTCCAATTGCTCGACCACCTTATACTTACTTTTCTTCAGCATCTTAAGGAAATTGAATGCCTCTTCATCAGTTACAGTTGGTTTTATTGGAACggcattttcttttgcttttgaggATTCATCGACCGCGGGTTCCCCTATGATTCTTCCAGATCTAGTAATGGCATCCACTTCCTTCTTGGGCAATTTTTCTCCTCCAATTAACAGTGTAGGCTCGCTATAATTCCATGGGACCTCTTGTAGATTAAGAACAGGTGCTTGCTCAGGCAATTCAAGTACCACAAGTTCTGAAGGCTCACATTCGAAAGGTATCATTTTCAGAATAAACAGATCAgtattttccttgacttcataaGCTTCCTCCTCCAGTATGAACGGTTCTCTGATGACTCCCATTATCTCAACTTCATCTACAATGAATTGTGTAGGTTCCTCGACCTCCTCATCTACAGCAATAGCTCCCACAGTATCCTTGTGCGTAGGAAGAGCATTTTTGTTAACATTTGGACCTTGTTCATCCCTCTTTCTCAGAACTATGTCTCTGGCCTCGATCATGTCCTGAATTTTATGCTTAAGTGCCCAACAATTGGCAGTTGAATGTCCAGGGGCTCCCGAATGGTAGGCACAAAACGACTGAGGATCGTAACCTATGGGAAACCCTTTAGGATAGGTTTTCGGaggtattgtaccaattttcccAGCAGCTTTCAATTGCTCATATAATTGTTCAACAGGCCGACCTAGATTGGTGAAAGTACGGTATGGGGTTGGATTTTGGGTATCACTGGTTTGCTAGTATTGGTAGTTTAGGTTAGGGGGTGGAATAGGTCTTGGGTTATAAGGAAAGCGAGGTCTAATTTAAAAGTTTGGTGGGAAAATGTGAAATGGCGTTGGCGGTATgtttgggtaatttggtcaagGACGGGAATGGTTGATAGTAGTATTGTAAACAGGTCAAGGGCGTGGTTGGTATGAGTAACGGGGTAAGTAGGCGGGATTCTGTTGGTATCTAGGCCTGGAAGAAGAGCCTTGGTTCCAGACAAAGAAAGCTTCCTCGTCTTTCTTCTTAAACTGGGACTTCTTACTACTGCTGCTTTGGCCTTGCATAACTTCCAACTGCGACTTTAAAGCTGAAACATTAACAATTTTTCTTACTCTCACAAACTCGtcatattcttccaatttaTTGACAATCTCTGCAAAGGAACACCTAATCATACGAAAAATCTCCTCAAAATAGAGCGGGTCATGAGTTTTGATGAACGTGCGAACAATCTCATTTTCAGTCATGGGAGGCTCCACCTTGGCGGCcaatttcctccatctcttcGCATATATCTTGTGGTCCTCCGATGGTTTCCTCTTAGTCCCCTCCAATGTGGTCCTCGTTGGAGCGAGCTCGCAATTGTATTCGTACTGCCT encodes the following:
- the LOC113769278 gene encoding uncharacterized protein LOC113769278; this encodes MAKELIRGGYEKGKGLGRNLQGVLEPVEFQGKKDTFGLGFQPTAKDKKEMMNRTRAEKEGRQLIMSIPPLYCTFPYPSEVIRSGVDPIKEVDVGLFELFVGVASEEEPLEDPEFPEMPIEAMKNWTKIQDESDNEEESDSLLKNLEQYEEKSKSNLEETEVVNIGTEIEVKEIKISIHLNKKQRKEMIEFLTLFQDVFAWSYDDMPEISTDIVVHRLPTDQNFPPVKQKPRKFKPDMSLKIKEQIEKQLNARIIMVSHYPIWLSNLVPVSKKSGEVRVCVDYRDLNKASPKDDFPLPNIHILLDNTAGLEIESFADCFAGYHQILMAEEDREKTAFITPWGTMEVYVDDIIIKSKRAEDHLIDLERLFQRLRRYSLKLNPAKCAFGTPAGKLLGFIDSKKGIEIDPTKIKAIREMPVPKTQKDVKSFLGKINFIGRFIAQLTHTCEPLFKLLKKNVPLHWSEECQQAFDKIKDYLLHPPVLVPPKPGRPLIMYLSVLDEAMGYVLGQHDESGKKEHAIYYLNKKFTTYEANYSFLERSCCALAWATQKLRHYLLSHTTYLISRSNPLKYLLGKPMPTGRMAKWQMVLSEFDIIFTTQKAIKGQAVADHLAENPLDDDYQPLHTYFSDEEVLFVGTAEDMNEKCSEWRLFFDGASNSFGADIGAILVSPEGKHYPGSAKLRFPCTNNMAKYETYIFGQKMALEMEINDLIVFSDSDLLIHQTLKEWITRDSKILPYHCSLLELANKFRSLEFRHIPRVRNVFADALATLFSIIQHPDELVIEPIQIYLQEKPAHCLVVEKSPDGRLWYSDIKEFLKTGSYPPGADTTAKSFLRRLSSKLFLNGEVVYKRTSDLGLLRCVDEDEAKYLMKELHSGVCGSHMNGHLLAKKVMRTGYFWLIMEHDCVVFVRKCIKCQLHGDVMRTPPTELHSMTAPWPCSMWGMDVIGAIDPPTSNRHRFILVAIEYFTKWVEAESYKHVTKKVVTDFLRKHIICRFGVPETLITDNVKNLNNDMVDGLCEQFKIKHRNSSIYRPQMNGTVEAANKNLKKIIQKMTERHRDWHKKLPYVLMAYRTAIRTSIGATPYNLMYGMEAMLPAEVEIPSLRILMEAKLNEADWIKQRHEQLSLIDEKRLNAICHGQYYQKRIARAYNKKVREHTVVYTRPKEDDEESIASCNHITIIDGDSPGEKEDAEDAPPELEVGVKATVDDLKEINFGISEDPRPIYISALLSPDEEKAYVDLLQEYRDIFA